One window of the Trifolium pratense cultivar HEN17-A07 linkage group LG2, ARS_RC_1.1, whole genome shotgun sequence genome contains the following:
- the LOC123903995 gene encoding tubulin alpha-5 chain-like isoform X5 yields the protein MRQTAFPLAMGCGSSFSVGREIVELCLDRIRELADSCTGLQGFLVFNAVGGGTGSGLGSLLLERLSVDYGKKSKLGFTIYPSPQVSTAVVEPYNSVLSTHLLLEHTDVVVLLDNEAIYDICKKSLDIERPTYLRFDGAINVDITEFQTNLVPYPRIHFMLSSYAPVISAAKAYHEQISVSEITNSVFEPSSMMAKCDPRHGKFMACCLMYRGDVVPKDVNAAVSNIKTKRTVQFVDWCPTGFKCGINYQPPTVVPGGDLAKVMRAVCMISNNTAVAEVFSHIDHKFDLMYAKRAFLLSCTHGC from the exons ATGCGACAGACAG CATTTCCACTTGCCATGGGTTGCGGCTCCTCTTTTTCAG TTGGAAGAGAAATTGTTGAACTATGCCTCGATCGTATCCGAGAATTAGCAGACAGTTGTACTGGATTGCAAGGATTCTTGGTATTCAATGCTGTTGGTGGAGGTACTGGTTCTGGTTTGGGATCATTACTTTTGGAACGATTGTCTGTAGATTATGGCAAAAAGTCTAAACTCGGCTTTACCATCTATCCTTCTCCTCAG GTATCTACTGCAGTTGTTGAACCTTACAACAGTGTTCTTTCCACGCATTTACTTCTTGAGCACACTGATGTGGTTGTACTTTTGGACAATGAAGCAATATATGATATATGCAAAAAATCATTAGATATAGAAAGGCCAACTTACTTGAGATTTGACGGTGCAATCAACGTGGATATTACCGAGTTCCAGACAAACCTGGTTCCATATCCTCGTATTCATTTCATGCTTTCATCTTATGCTCCTGTAATATCCGCTGCAAAGGCCTACCATGAGCAGATATCAGTTTCGGAGATCACCAACTCAGTTTTCGAGCCATCAAGTATGATGGCTAAGTGTGATCCTAGACATGGAAAGTTCATGGCGTGCTGCCTTATGTATCGTGGAGATGTTGTGCCTAAAGATGTGAATGCAGCAGTTTCAAATATCAAAACAAAGAGAACAGTTCAGTTTGTTGACTG GTGTCCAACTGGTTTCAAGTGTGGTATAAATTACCAGCCACCAACTGTAGTACCGGGAGGTGATCTTGCCAAGGTGATGCGCGCGGTTTGTATGATAAGTAACAATACAGCTGTTGCCGAGGTTTTCTCTCACATTGATCATAAATTTGATCTCATGTATGCTAAGAGGGCATTTTTATTGTCATGCACTCATGGCTGTTAA
- the LOC123903995 gene encoding tubulin alpha-2 chain-like isoform X4, with amino-acid sequence MVDGDVSPNSSSRFHLSQFVNIHLSITFSILFVLVIAFVSDGLSTVPDKASVLSSNTSFSHEFHEHGDQIIKNCFRAFPLAMGCGSSFSVGREIVELCLDRIRELADSCTGLQGFLVFNAVGGGTGSGLGSLLLERLSVDYGKKSKLGFTIYPSPQVSTAVVEPYNSVLSTHLLLEHTDVVVLLDNEAIYDICKKSLDIERPTYLRFDGAINVDITEFQTNLVPYPRIHFMLSSYAPVISAAKAYHEQISVSEITNSVFEPSSMMAKCDPRHGKFMACCLMYRGDVVPKDVNAAVSNIKTKRTVQFVDW; translated from the exons ATGGTAGATGGTGATGTATCTCCAAATTCATCTTCTAGATTTCATCTTTCTCAATTTGTCAATATTCATCTCTCT ATTACCTTTAGCATTCTATTTGTCCTTGTAATTGCATTTGTATCAGATGGTTTGAGTACAGTGCCGGACAAAGCATCTGTCCTTTCTTCAAACACATCCTTCAGCCATGAATTTCACGAACATGGGGATCAGATAATAAAGAATTGCTTCAGAG CATTTCCACTTGCCATGGGTTGCGGCTCCTCTTTTTCAG TTGGAAGAGAAATTGTTGAACTATGCCTCGATCGTATCCGAGAATTAGCAGACAGTTGTACTGGATTGCAAGGATTCTTGGTATTCAATGCTGTTGGTGGAGGTACTGGTTCTGGTTTGGGATCATTACTTTTGGAACGATTGTCTGTAGATTATGGCAAAAAGTCTAAACTCGGCTTTACCATCTATCCTTCTCCTCAG GTATCTACTGCAGTTGTTGAACCTTACAACAGTGTTCTTTCCACGCATTTACTTCTTGAGCACACTGATGTGGTTGTACTTTTGGACAATGAAGCAATATATGATATATGCAAAAAATCATTAGATATAGAAAGGCCAACTTACTTGAGATTTGACGGTGCAATCAACGTGGATATTACCGAGTTCCAGACAAACCTGGTTCCATATCCTCGTATTCATTTCATGCTTTCATCTTATGCTCCTGTAATATCCGCTGCAAAGGCCTACCATGAGCAGATATCAGTTTCGGAGATCACCAACTCAGTTTTCGAGCCATCAAGTATGATGGCTAAGTGTGATCCTAGACATGGAAAGTTCATGGCGTGCTGCCTTATGTATCGTGGAGATGTTGTGCCTAAAGATGTGAATGCAGCAGTTTCAAATATCAAAACAAAGAGAACAGTTCAGTTTGTTGACTGGTAA
- the LOC123903995 gene encoding tubulin alpha-5 chain-like isoform X6: MYAPTGKLENYVVGREIVELCLDRIRELADSCTGLQGFLVFNAVGGGTGSGLGSLLLERLSVDYGKKSKLGFTIYPSPQVSTAVVEPYNSVLSTHLLLEHTDVVVLLDNEAIYDICKKSLDIERPTYLRFDGAINVDITEFQTNLVPYPRIHFMLSSYAPVISAAKAYHEQISVSEITNSVFEPSSMMAKCDPRHGKFMACCLMYRGDVVPKDVNAAVSNIKTKRTVQFVDWCPTGFKCGINYQPPTVVPGGDLAKVMRAVCMISNNTAVAEVFSHIDHKFDLMYAKRAFLLSCTHGC; encoded by the exons ATGTATGCACCCACAGGAAAGTTAGAGAA TTATGTAGTTGGAAGAGAAATTGTTGAACTATGCCTCGATCGTATCCGAGAATTAGCAGACAGTTGTACTGGATTGCAAGGATTCTTGGTATTCAATGCTGTTGGTGGAGGTACTGGTTCTGGTTTGGGATCATTACTTTTGGAACGATTGTCTGTAGATTATGGCAAAAAGTCTAAACTCGGCTTTACCATCTATCCTTCTCCTCAG GTATCTACTGCAGTTGTTGAACCTTACAACAGTGTTCTTTCCACGCATTTACTTCTTGAGCACACTGATGTGGTTGTACTTTTGGACAATGAAGCAATATATGATATATGCAAAAAATCATTAGATATAGAAAGGCCAACTTACTTGAGATTTGACGGTGCAATCAACGTGGATATTACCGAGTTCCAGACAAACCTGGTTCCATATCCTCGTATTCATTTCATGCTTTCATCTTATGCTCCTGTAATATCCGCTGCAAAGGCCTACCATGAGCAGATATCAGTTTCGGAGATCACCAACTCAGTTTTCGAGCCATCAAGTATGATGGCTAAGTGTGATCCTAGACATGGAAAGTTCATGGCGTGCTGCCTTATGTATCGTGGAGATGTTGTGCCTAAAGATGTGAATGCAGCAGTTTCAAATATCAAAACAAAGAGAACAGTTCAGTTTGTTGACTG GTGTCCAACTGGTTTCAAGTGTGGTATAAATTACCAGCCACCAACTGTAGTACCGGGAGGTGATCTTGCCAAGGTGATGCGCGCGGTTTGTATGATAAGTAACAATACAGCTGTTGCCGAGGTTTTCTCTCACATTGATCATAAATTTGATCTCATGTATGCTAAGAGGGCATTTTTATTGTCATGCACTCATGGCTGTTAA
- the LOC123903995 gene encoding tubulin beta-4B chain-like isoform X7 has product MVDGDVSPNSSSRFHLSQFVNIHLSITFSILFVLVIAFVSDGLSTVPDKASVLSSNTSFSHEFHEHGDQIIKNCFRAFPLAMGCGSSFSVGREIVELCLDRIRELADSCTGLQGFLVFNAVGGGTGSGLGSLLLERLSVDYGKKSKLGFTIYPSPQPGSHSEILSQKMREAASLMLIRRLNSDDIEVQKYSLSLATTECLQWLMVAVYIVMVKIITLFDSTFSFYIICTFSFASSIHFLLQNYDY; this is encoded by the exons ATGGTAGATGGTGATGTATCTCCAAATTCATCTTCTAGATTTCATCTTTCTCAATTTGTCAATATTCATCTCTCT ATTACCTTTAGCATTCTATTTGTCCTTGTAATTGCATTTGTATCAGATGGTTTGAGTACAGTGCCGGACAAAGCATCTGTCCTTTCTTCAAACACATCCTTCAGCCATGAATTTCACGAACATGGGGATCAGATAATAAAGAATTGCTTCAGAG CATTTCCACTTGCCATGGGTTGCGGCTCCTCTTTTTCAG TTGGAAGAGAAATTGTTGAACTATGCCTCGATCGTATCCGAGAATTAGCAGACAGTTGTACTGGATTGCAAGGATTCTTGGTATTCAATGCTGTTGGTGGAGGTACTGGTTCTGGTTTGGGATCATTACTTTTGGAACGATTGTCTGTAGATTATGGCAAAAAGTCTAAACTCGGCTTTACCATCTATCCTTCTCCTCAG CCTGGGAGCCATTCAGAGATCTTATCCCAGAAAATGAGAGAGGCTGCTTCCTTGATGCTTATAAGGAGATTAAACTCTGATGATATCGAAGTTCAG AAGTATTCCTTATCTTTGGCGACGACCGAATGCTTGCAGTGGCTCATGGTCGCGGTGTATATTGTGATGGTAAAGATTATTACACTTTTTGATTCAACCTTTTCCTTCTATATAATTTGTACCTTCTCATTTGCCTCTTCAATTCATTTCTTGCTGCAAAATTATGATTACTAG
- the LOC123903995 gene encoding tubulin alpha-5 chain-like isoform X2: protein MVDGDVSPNSSSRFHLSQFVNIHLSITFSILFVLVIAFVSDGLSTVPDKASVLSSNTSFSHEFHEHGDQIIKNCFRAFPLAMGCGSSFSVGREIVELCLDRIRELADSCTGLQGFLVFNAVGGGTGSGLGSLLLERLSVDYGKKSKLGFTIYPSPQVSTAVVEPYNSVLSTHLLLEHTDVVVLLDNEAIYDICKKSLDIERPTYLRFDGAINVDITEFQTNLVPYPRIHFMLSSYAPVISAAKAYHEQISVSEITNSVFEPSSMMAKCDPRHGKFMACCLMYRGDVVPKDVNAAVSNIKTKRTVQFVDWCPTGFKCGINYQPPTVVPGGDLAKVMRAVCMISNNTAVAE from the exons ATGGTAGATGGTGATGTATCTCCAAATTCATCTTCTAGATTTCATCTTTCTCAATTTGTCAATATTCATCTCTCT ATTACCTTTAGCATTCTATTTGTCCTTGTAATTGCATTTGTATCAGATGGTTTGAGTACAGTGCCGGACAAAGCATCTGTCCTTTCTTCAAACACATCCTTCAGCCATGAATTTCACGAACATGGGGATCAGATAATAAAGAATTGCTTCAGAG CATTTCCACTTGCCATGGGTTGCGGCTCCTCTTTTTCAG TTGGAAGAGAAATTGTTGAACTATGCCTCGATCGTATCCGAGAATTAGCAGACAGTTGTACTGGATTGCAAGGATTCTTGGTATTCAATGCTGTTGGTGGAGGTACTGGTTCTGGTTTGGGATCATTACTTTTGGAACGATTGTCTGTAGATTATGGCAAAAAGTCTAAACTCGGCTTTACCATCTATCCTTCTCCTCAG GTATCTACTGCAGTTGTTGAACCTTACAACAGTGTTCTTTCCACGCATTTACTTCTTGAGCACACTGATGTGGTTGTACTTTTGGACAATGAAGCAATATATGATATATGCAAAAAATCATTAGATATAGAAAGGCCAACTTACTTGAGATTTGACGGTGCAATCAACGTGGATATTACCGAGTTCCAGACAAACCTGGTTCCATATCCTCGTATTCATTTCATGCTTTCATCTTATGCTCCTGTAATATCCGCTGCAAAGGCCTACCATGAGCAGATATCAGTTTCGGAGATCACCAACTCAGTTTTCGAGCCATCAAGTATGATGGCTAAGTGTGATCCTAGACATGGAAAGTTCATGGCGTGCTGCCTTATGTATCGTGGAGATGTTGTGCCTAAAGATGTGAATGCAGCAGTTTCAAATATCAAAACAAAGAGAACAGTTCAGTTTGTTGACTG GTGTCCAACTGGTTTCAAGTGTGGTATAAATTACCAGCCACCAACTGTAGTACCGGGAGGTGATCTTGCCAAGGTGATGCGCGCGGTTTGTATGATAAGTAACAATACAGCTGTTGCCGAG TGA
- the LOC123903995 gene encoding tubulin alpha-5 chain-like isoform X8, with protein MGCGSSFSVGREIVELCLDRIRELADSCTGLQGFLVFNAVGGGTGSGLGSLLLERLSVDYGKKSKLGFTIYPSPQVSTAVVEPYNSVLSTHLLLEHTDVVVLLDNEAIYDICKKSLDIERPTYLRFDGAINVDITEFQTNLVPYPRIHFMLSSYAPVISAAKAYHEQISVSEITNSVFEPSSMMAKCDPRHGKFMACCLMYRGDVVPKDVNAAVSNIKTKRTVQFVDWCPTGFKCGINYQPPTVVPGGDLAKVMRAVCMISNNTAVAEVFSHIDHKFDLMYAKRAFLLSCTHGC; from the exons ATGGGTTGCGGCTCCTCTTTTTCAG TTGGAAGAGAAATTGTTGAACTATGCCTCGATCGTATCCGAGAATTAGCAGACAGTTGTACTGGATTGCAAGGATTCTTGGTATTCAATGCTGTTGGTGGAGGTACTGGTTCTGGTTTGGGATCATTACTTTTGGAACGATTGTCTGTAGATTATGGCAAAAAGTCTAAACTCGGCTTTACCATCTATCCTTCTCCTCAG GTATCTACTGCAGTTGTTGAACCTTACAACAGTGTTCTTTCCACGCATTTACTTCTTGAGCACACTGATGTGGTTGTACTTTTGGACAATGAAGCAATATATGATATATGCAAAAAATCATTAGATATAGAAAGGCCAACTTACTTGAGATTTGACGGTGCAATCAACGTGGATATTACCGAGTTCCAGACAAACCTGGTTCCATATCCTCGTATTCATTTCATGCTTTCATCTTATGCTCCTGTAATATCCGCTGCAAAGGCCTACCATGAGCAGATATCAGTTTCGGAGATCACCAACTCAGTTTTCGAGCCATCAAGTATGATGGCTAAGTGTGATCCTAGACATGGAAAGTTCATGGCGTGCTGCCTTATGTATCGTGGAGATGTTGTGCCTAAAGATGTGAATGCAGCAGTTTCAAATATCAAAACAAAGAGAACAGTTCAGTTTGTTGACTG GTGTCCAACTGGTTTCAAGTGTGGTATAAATTACCAGCCACCAACTGTAGTACCGGGAGGTGATCTTGCCAAGGTGATGCGCGCGGTTTGTATGATAAGTAACAATACAGCTGTTGCCGAGGTTTTCTCTCACATTGATCATAAATTTGATCTCATGTATGCTAAGAGGGCATTTTTATTGTCATGCACTCATGGCTGTTAA
- the LOC123903995 gene encoding tubulin alpha-2 chain-like isoform X1 — MVDGDVSPNSSSRFHLSQFVNIHLSITFSILFVLVIAFVSDGLSTVPDKASVLSSNTSFSHEFHEHGDQIIKNCFRAFPLAMGCGSSFSVGREIVELCLDRIRELADSCTGLQGFLVFNAVGGGTGSGLGSLLLERLSVDYGKKSKLGFTIYPSPQVSTAVVEPYNSVLSTHLLLEHTDVVVLLDNEAIYDICKKSLDIERPTYLRFDGAINVDITEFQTNLVPYPRIHFMLSSYAPVISAAKAYHEQISVSEITNSVFEPSSMMAKCDPRHGKFMACCLMYRGDVVPKDVNAAVSNIKTKRTVQFVDWCPTGFKCGINYQPPTVVPGGDLAKVMRAVCMISNNTAVAEVFSHIDHKFDLMYAKRAFLLSCTHGC; from the exons ATGGTAGATGGTGATGTATCTCCAAATTCATCTTCTAGATTTCATCTTTCTCAATTTGTCAATATTCATCTCTCT ATTACCTTTAGCATTCTATTTGTCCTTGTAATTGCATTTGTATCAGATGGTTTGAGTACAGTGCCGGACAAAGCATCTGTCCTTTCTTCAAACACATCCTTCAGCCATGAATTTCACGAACATGGGGATCAGATAATAAAGAATTGCTTCAGAG CATTTCCACTTGCCATGGGTTGCGGCTCCTCTTTTTCAG TTGGAAGAGAAATTGTTGAACTATGCCTCGATCGTATCCGAGAATTAGCAGACAGTTGTACTGGATTGCAAGGATTCTTGGTATTCAATGCTGTTGGTGGAGGTACTGGTTCTGGTTTGGGATCATTACTTTTGGAACGATTGTCTGTAGATTATGGCAAAAAGTCTAAACTCGGCTTTACCATCTATCCTTCTCCTCAG GTATCTACTGCAGTTGTTGAACCTTACAACAGTGTTCTTTCCACGCATTTACTTCTTGAGCACACTGATGTGGTTGTACTTTTGGACAATGAAGCAATATATGATATATGCAAAAAATCATTAGATATAGAAAGGCCAACTTACTTGAGATTTGACGGTGCAATCAACGTGGATATTACCGAGTTCCAGACAAACCTGGTTCCATATCCTCGTATTCATTTCATGCTTTCATCTTATGCTCCTGTAATATCCGCTGCAAAGGCCTACCATGAGCAGATATCAGTTTCGGAGATCACCAACTCAGTTTTCGAGCCATCAAGTATGATGGCTAAGTGTGATCCTAGACATGGAAAGTTCATGGCGTGCTGCCTTATGTATCGTGGAGATGTTGTGCCTAAAGATGTGAATGCAGCAGTTTCAAATATCAAAACAAAGAGAACAGTTCAGTTTGTTGACTG GTGTCCAACTGGTTTCAAGTGTGGTATAAATTACCAGCCACCAACTGTAGTACCGGGAGGTGATCTTGCCAAGGTGATGCGCGCGGTTTGTATGATAAGTAACAATACAGCTGTTGCCGAGGTTTTCTCTCACATTGATCATAAATTTGATCTCATGTATGCTAAGAGGGCATTTTTATTGTCATGCACTCATGGCTGTTAA
- the LOC123903995 gene encoding tubulin alpha-5 chain-like isoform X3: protein MVDGDVSPNSSSRFHLSQFVNIHLSITFSILFVLVIAFVSDGLSTVPDKASVLSSNTSFSHEFHEHGDQIIKNCFRAFPLAMGCGSSFSVGREIVELCLDRIRELADSCTGLQGFLVFNAVGGGTGSGLGSLLLERLSVDYGKKSKLGFTIYPSPQVSTAVVEPYNSVLSTHLLLEHTDVVVLLDNEAIYDICKKSLDIERPTYLRFDGAINVDITEFQTNLVPYPRIHFMLSSYAPVISAAKAYHEQISVSEITNSVFEPSSMMAKCDPRHGKFMACCLMYRGDVVPKDVNAAVSNIKTKRTVQFVDWCPTGFKCGINYQPPTVVPGGDLAK, encoded by the exons ATGGTAGATGGTGATGTATCTCCAAATTCATCTTCTAGATTTCATCTTTCTCAATTTGTCAATATTCATCTCTCT ATTACCTTTAGCATTCTATTTGTCCTTGTAATTGCATTTGTATCAGATGGTTTGAGTACAGTGCCGGACAAAGCATCTGTCCTTTCTTCAAACACATCCTTCAGCCATGAATTTCACGAACATGGGGATCAGATAATAAAGAATTGCTTCAGAG CATTTCCACTTGCCATGGGTTGCGGCTCCTCTTTTTCAG TTGGAAGAGAAATTGTTGAACTATGCCTCGATCGTATCCGAGAATTAGCAGACAGTTGTACTGGATTGCAAGGATTCTTGGTATTCAATGCTGTTGGTGGAGGTACTGGTTCTGGTTTGGGATCATTACTTTTGGAACGATTGTCTGTAGATTATGGCAAAAAGTCTAAACTCGGCTTTACCATCTATCCTTCTCCTCAG GTATCTACTGCAGTTGTTGAACCTTACAACAGTGTTCTTTCCACGCATTTACTTCTTGAGCACACTGATGTGGTTGTACTTTTGGACAATGAAGCAATATATGATATATGCAAAAAATCATTAGATATAGAAAGGCCAACTTACTTGAGATTTGACGGTGCAATCAACGTGGATATTACCGAGTTCCAGACAAACCTGGTTCCATATCCTCGTATTCATTTCATGCTTTCATCTTATGCTCCTGTAATATCCGCTGCAAAGGCCTACCATGAGCAGATATCAGTTTCGGAGATCACCAACTCAGTTTTCGAGCCATCAAGTATGATGGCTAAGTGTGATCCTAGACATGGAAAGTTCATGGCGTGCTGCCTTATGTATCGTGGAGATGTTGTGCCTAAAGATGTGAATGCAGCAGTTTCAAATATCAAAACAAAGAGAACAGTTCAGTTTGTTGACTG GTGTCCAACTGGTTTCAAGTGTGGTATAAATTACCAGCCACCAACTGTAGTACCGGGAGGTGATCTTGCCAAG TGA